Proteins encoded by one window of Apus apus isolate bApuApu2 chromosome 17, bApuApu2.pri.cur, whole genome shotgun sequence:
- the LOC127391662 gene encoding myosin heavy chain, skeletal muscle, adult-like isoform X1 has protein sequence MTSPDSEMAVFGEAAPYLRKSEKERIEAQNRPFDAKSSVFVVHPKESFVKGTIQSRESGKVTVQTEGGETLTVKEDQIFSMNPPKYDKIEDMAMMTHLHEPAVLYNLKERYAAWMIYTYSGLFCVTVNPYKWLPVYNPEVVLAYRGKKRQEAPPHIFSISDNAYQFMLNDRENQSILITGESGAGKTVNTKRVIQYFATIAASGEKKKEESGKMQGTLEDQIISANPLLEAFGNAKTVRNDNSSRFGKFIRIHFGATGKLASADIETYLLEKSRVTFQLKAERSYHIFYQVTSNKKPELIDMLLITTNPYDFHFVSQGEVTVPSIDDQEELMATDSAIDILGFTADEKTAIYKLTGAVMHYGNLKFKQKQREEQAEPDGTEVADKAAYLMGLNSADLLKALCYPRVKVGNEYVTKGQTVEQVNNAVGALAKAVYEKMFLWMVVRINQQLDTKQPRQYFIGVLDIAGFEIFDFNSFEQLCINFTNEKLQQFFNHHMFVLEQEEYKKEGIEWTFIDFGMDLAACIELIEKPMGIFSILEEECMFPKATDTSFKNKLYDQHLGKSSNFQKPKPAKGKVEAHFSLVHYAGTVDYNITGWLEKNKDPLNETVIGLYQKSSVKTLALLFANYGGADADSGGGKKGGKKKGSSFQTVSALFRENLNKLMTNLRSTHPHFVRCIIPNETKTPGAMEHELVLHQLRCNGVLEGIRICRKGFPSRVLYADFKQRYRVLNVSAIPDGQFMDSKKASEKLLGSIDVDHTQYRFGHTKVFFKAGLIGLLEEMRDEKLAEIMTMTQARCRGFLMRVEYRKMVERRDSIFCIQYNVRAFMNVKHWPWMKLFFKIKPLLKSAESEKEMANMKQEFEKTKEELAKSEAKRKELEEKMVVLLQEKNDLQLQVQAEADSLADAEERCDQLIKTKIQLEAKIKEVTERAEDEEEINAELTAKKRKLEDECSELKKDIDDLELTLAKVEKEKHATENKVKNLTEEMAALDETIAKLTKEKKALQEAHQQTLDDLQVEEDKVNTLTKAKIKLEQQVDDLEGSLEQEKKLRMDLERAKRKLEGDLKLANDSIMDLENDKQQLDEKLKKKDFEISQIQSKIEDEQALGMQLQKKIKELQARIEELEEEIEAERTSRAKAEKHRADLSRELEEISERLEEAGGATAAQIEMNKKREAEFQKMRRDLEEATLQHEATAAALRKKHADSTAELGEQIDNLQRVKQKLEKEKSELKMEIDDLASNMESVSKAKANLEKMCRTLEDQLSELKTKEEQNQRMINDLNTQRARLQTESGEFSRQVEEKDALISQLSRGKQGFTQQIEELKRHLEEEIKAKNALAHALQSARHDCDLLREQYEEEQEAKGELQRALSKANSEVAQWRTKYETDAIQRTEELEEAKKKLAQRLQDAEEHVEAVNAKCASLEKTKQRLQNEVEDLMIDVERSNAACAALDKKQRNFDKILAEWKQKYEETQAELEASQKESRSLSTELFKMKNAYEESLDHLETLKRENKNLQQEISDLTEQIAEGGKAIHELEKVKKQIEQEKSELQASLEEAEASLEHEEGKILRLQLELNQVKSEIDRKIAEKDEEIDQLKRNHLRVVESLQSTLDAEIRSRNEALRLKKKMEGDLNEMEIQLSHANRQAAEAQKNLRNTQGVLKDTQIHLDDALRTQEDLKEQVAMVERRANLLQAEVEELRAALEQTERSRKLAEQELLDATERVQLLHTQNTSLINTKKKLETDIVQIQGEMEDMIQEARNAEDKAKKAITDAAMMAEELKKEQDTSAHLERMKKNLDQTVKDLQHRLDEAEQLALKGGKKQIQKLEARVRELEGEVDAEQKRSAEAVKGVRKYERRVKELTYQSEEDRKNILRLQDLVDKLQMKVKSYKRQAEEAEELSNVNLSKFRKIQHELDEAEERADIAESQVNKLRAKSREFHGKKIEEEE, from the exons ATGACTTCCCCAGACTCTGAGATGGCTGTTTTTGGGGAGGCAGCTCCTTACCTCCGAAAATCGGAAAAGGAGAGAATCGAGGCCCAGAACAGGCCTTTTGATGCCAAGTCATCTGTCTTTGTGGTGCATCCTAAGGAATCCTTTGTGAAAGGGACAATCCAGAGCAGGGAGTCCGGGAAGGTCACTGTCCAGACTGAAGGGGGAGAG ACCCTGACCGTGAAGGAAGATCAAATCTTCTCCATGAACCCTCCCAAGTATGATAAAATCGAGGACATGGCCATGATGACCCACCTCCATGAACCCGCTGTGCTGTACAATCTCAAAGAGCGTTATGCAGCCTGGATGATCTAC ACCTACTCGGGTCTCTTCTGTGTCACCGTCAACCCCTACAAGTGGCTGCCGGTGTACAACCCGGAGGTGGTGTTGGCCTACCGAGGCAAGAAGCGCCAGGAGGCCCCTCCACACATCTTCTCCATCTCTGACAACGCCTATCAGTTCATGCTGAATG ATCGTGAGAACCAGTCGATCCTGATCAC CGGAGAATCCGGTGCAGGGAAGACTGTGAACACCAAGCGTGTCATCCAGTACTTTGCAACAATTGCAGCCAGcggggagaagaagaaggaggagtcTGGCAAAATGCAG GGAACGCTTGAGGATCAAATCATCAGCGCCAACCCGCTGCTGGAGGCCTTTGGGAACGCCAAGACCGTGAGGAACGACAACTCCTCACGCTTT GGCAAATTCATCAGAATCCACTTTGGAGCTACAGGCAAACTGGCTTCTGCTGACATTGAAACCT ATCTGCTGGAGAAGTCCAGAGTCACTTTCCAGCTCAAGGCAGAAAGAAGCTACCACATTTTTTATCAGGTCACTTCCAACAAGAAGCCTGAGCTAATTG ACATGCTCCTCATTACCACCAACCCTTATGATTTCCACTTTGTGAGTCAAGGTGAGGTCACTGTTCCCAGCATTGATGACCAAGAGGAGCTGATGGCTACAGAT AGTGCCATTGACATCCTGGGCTTCACTGCTGATGAAAAGACAGCCATCTACAAGCTGACAGGGGCTGTCATGCACTATGGCAACCTGAAGTTCAAGCAGAAGCAGcgagaggagcaggcagagcctgaTGGCACAGAAG TTGCTGACAAGGCTGCCTACCTGATGGGTCTGAACTCTGCTGACCTGCTCAAGGCCCTATGTTATCCTCGAGTCAAAGTTGGGAATGAATACGTGACCAAAGGTCAAACTGTGGAGCAG GTGAACAATGCAGTGGGTGCTCTGGCAAAGGCTGTCTATGAGAAGATGTTCCTGTGGATGGTTGTTCGTATCAACCAACAGCTGGATACCAAGCAGCCCAGACAGTACTTCATTGGTGTCCTGGACATTGCTGGCTTTGAGATCTTTGAT TTCAACAGCTTTGAGCAGCTGTGCATCAACTTCACCAATGAGAAGCTGCAACAGTTCTTCAACCACCACATGTtcgtgctggagcaggaggagtaCAAGAAGGAGGGAATTGAATGGACATTCATTGACTTTGGGATGGACCTGGCAGCCTGCATTGAGCTGATTGAGAAG CCCATGGGCATCTTCTCCATCCTGGAAGAGGAGTGCATGTTCCCCAAGGCAACTGACACCTCTTTCAAGAACAAGCTCTATGACCAACATCTGGGCAAATCCAGCAACTTCCAGAAGCCCAAACCTGCCAAAGGCAAGGTTGAAGCCCACTTCTCTCTGGTGCACTATGCTGGCACAGTGGACTACAACATCACTGGCTGGCTGGAGAAGAACAAGGACCCTCTGAATGAAACTGTCATTGGGTTGTACCAGAAATCATCTGTGAAGACCCTGGCCTTACTCTTTGCCAACTATGGTGGAGCAGATGCAG atTCTGGTGGTGGCAAGAAGGGTGGCAAGAAGAAGGGTTCTTCTTTCCAGACTGTCTCAGCTCTCTTCCGG GAGAATTTAAACAAGCTGATGACCAATCTGCGCAGCACCCACCCTCACTTTGTACGATGCATCAtcccaaatgaaacaaaaacacctG GTGCCATGGAGCATGAGCTGGTGCTGCACCAGCTGCGGTGCAACGGAGTGCTGGAAGGGATCAGAATTTGCAGGAAAGGATTCCCCAGCAGAGTCCTGTATGCAGACTTCAAGCAGAG ATACAGAGTGCTTAATGTAAGTGCTATTCCAGACGGGCAGTTCATGGATAGCAAGAAGGCTTCAGAGAAGCTTCTTGGGTCCATTGATGTGGATCACACCCAGTACAGATTTGGTCACACCAAG GTGTTCTTCAAAGCTGGGTTGATAGGTCTGCTGGAGGAGATGAGAGATGAGAAACTAGCTGAGATTATGACCATGACACAAGCCAGGTGCAGGGGCTTCCTGATGAGAGTGGAGTATCGGAAAATGGTGGAGAGGAG gGACTCAATCTTCTGCATCCAGTACAACGTTCGTGCATTCATGAACGTCAAGCACTGGCCCTGGATGAAGCTGTTCTTCAAGATCAAGCCCTTGCTGAAGAGTGCAGAGTCTGAGAAGGAGATGGCCAACATGAAACAAGAGTTTGAGAAAACCAAGGAGGAGCTTGCAAAGTCTGAGGCCaagaggaaggagctggaggagaaaatggtggtcctgctgcaggagaaaaatgacCTGCAGCTCCAAGTGCAGGCG GAAGCAGACAGCTTGGCTGATGCTGAGGAAAGGTGTGACCAGCtcatcaaaaccaaaatccagCTGGAAGCCAAAATTAAAGAGGTGACGGAAAGggctgaggatgaggaggaaattaatGCTGAGCTGACAGCCAAGAAGAGGAAACTGGAGGATGAATGctcagagctgaagaaagatATTGATGACCTTGAGCTAACACTGGCCAAGgttgagaaggaaaagcatgCCACTGAAAACAAG GTGAAAAACCTCACAGAGGAGATGGCAGCCCTGGACGAGACCATTGCCAAGctgacaaaagagaagaaagcccTCCAAGAGGCCCATCAGCAGACGCTGGATGACCTGCAGGTAGAAGAGGACAAAGTCAACACTCTGACCAAAGCTAAGATCAAGCTGGAGCAGCAAGTGGACGAT CTGGAAGGGtccctggagcaggagaagaaactgcGCATGGACCTAGAGAGAGCTAAGAGGAAACTTGAAGGAGACCTGAAGCTGGCCAATGACAGCATCATGGATTTGGAAAATGAtaagcagcagctggatgagAAGCTGAAGAA GAAAGACTTTGAAATCAGCCAGATCCAGAGCAAAATCGAAGATGAGCAAGCCCTGGGCATGCAGTTACAGAAGAAGATCAAGGAGCTGCAG GCTCGTATTGAGGAACTGGAGGAGGAAATTGAGGCCGAGCGAACCTCTCGGGCCAAAGCAGAGAAGCATCGGGCTGACCTCTCCAGGGAGCTCGAGGAGATCAGCGAGCGcctggaagaagcaggaggagctACTGCAGCTCAGATCGAGATGAACAAGAAGCGCGAGGCAGAGTTTCAGAAGATGCGCCGTGACCTGGAGGAGGCCACGCTGCAGCACGAAGCCACGGCTGCCGCCCTGCGCAAGAAGCACGCggacagcacagctgagctgggggagcagaTCGACAACCTGCAACGGgtgaagcagaagctggagaaggagaagagcgAGCTGAAGATGGAGATTGACGACCTGGCCAGTAACATGGAGTCTGTCTCCAAGGCCAAG GCAAACCTGGAGAAGATGTGTCGCACTCTGGAAGACCAGCTGAGCGAGTTAAAAACCAAGGAGGAGCAGAATCAACGCATGATCAATGACCTCAATACTCAAAGAGCTCGTCTGCAGACAGAATCAG GTGAATTTTCGCGGCAGGTGGAGGAAAAAGATGCTCTGATTTCTCAGCTGTCCAGGGGCAAGCAAGGATTTACCCAGCAGATTGAGGAGCTCAAGAGGCACctagaggaagaaataaag GCCAAGAACGCCCTGGCCCACGCCTTGCAGTCTGCTCGCCACGACTGTGACTTGCTCCGGGAACAAtatgaggaggagcaggaagccaAGGGGGAGCTGCAGCGTGCCCTGTCCAAGGCCAACAGCGAAGTGGCCCAGTGGAGAACCAAATACGAGACGGACGCCATTCAGCGCAccgaggagctggaggaggccaA GAAGAAGCTGGCACAGCGGCTGCAGGATGCAGAGGAACACGTTGAAGCTGTCAATGCCAAATGTGCTTCCCTGGAAAAGAccaagcagaggctgcagaatgAAGTGGAGGACTTGATGATTGACGTGGAGCGCTCAAACGCtgcctgtgcagctctggaTAAGAAGCAGAGGAACTTTGACAAG ATCCTGGCAGAGTGGAAGCAGAAGTATGAGGAGACGCAGGCTGAGCTGGAAGCCTCCCAGAAGGAGTCTCGCTCTCTCAGCACCGAGCTGTTCAAGATGAAGAATGCCTATGAGGAGTCCTTGGACCACCTGGAGACGCTCAAGCGCGAGAACAAGAACTTGCAGC AGGAGATTTCCGACCTGACGGAGCAGATTGCCGAGGGAGGAAAGGCGATTCATGAGCTGGAGAAAGTCAAGAAGCAGATTGAGCAGGAGAAGTCTGAGCTCCAAGCCTCCCTGGAGGAAGCTGAG GCCTCCCTGGAACATGAAGAGGGGAAGATCCTGCGCCTCCAGCTTGAGCTCAACCAAGTGAAGTCAGAGATTGACAGGAAGATAGCAGAGAAAGATGAGGAAATTGACCAGCTGAAGAGAAACCACCTCCGAGTTGTGGAGTCCTTGCAGAGCACCCTGGATGCTGAGATCAGGAGCAGGAATGAAGCCCTGAGGCTGAAGAAGAAGATGGAGGGAGACCTGAATGAAATGGAGATCCAGCTCAGCCATGCCAACCgccaggctgcagaggcacaAAAGAACCTGAGGAACACACAGGGAGTGCTCAAG GATACCCAGATACACCTGGATGATGCTCTGAGGACTCAGGAGGACCTGAAGGAGCAGGTGGCCATGGTGGAGCGCAGAGCAAACCTGCTTCAAGCTGAAGTTGAGGAGCTTCgggcagccctggagcagacGGAGCGGTCGAGGAAGTTGGCTGAGCAGGAGCTTCTGGATGCCACGGAACGTGTGCAGCTCCTCCACACCCAG AACACCAGCTTGATCAACACCAAGAAGAAGCTGGAAACAGACATTGTGCAAATTCAGGGTGAAATGGAGGATATGATCCAGGAAGCCCGCAATGCTGAAGACAAGGCCAAGAAGGCCATCACTGAT GCAGCCATGAtggcagaagagctgaagaaggagcaggacacCAGTGCCCACCTGGAGAGGATGAAGAAGAACCTGGACCAGACAGTGAAGGACCTGCAGCACCGTCTGGATGAGGCTGAGCAGCTGGCCCTGAAGGGGGGCAAGAAGCAAATCCAGAAGCTGGAGGCCAGG GTGCGGGAGCTGGAAGGGGAGGTTGATGCTGAGCAGAAGCGCAGCGCTGAAGCCGTGAAGGGTGTGCGCAAGTACGAGAGGAGGGTGAAGGAGCTGACCTACCAG TCTGAGGAAGACCGGAAGAACATTCTGCGGCTGCAGGACCTGGTGGACAAGCTGCAAATGAAGGTGAAATCCTACAAGAGACAAGCTGAGGAGGCT GAGGAATTGTCCAACGTCAACCTCTCCAAGTTCCGCAAGATCCAGCACGAGCTGGACGAAGCCGAGGAGCGGGCTGACATTGCAGAGTCACAGGTCAACAAGCTCCGGGCCAAGAGCAGGGAGTTTCATGGCAAGAAGATAGAAGAGGAAGAGTGA